From the genome of Spinacia oleracea cultivar Varoflay chromosome 2, BTI_SOV_V1, whole genome shotgun sequence, one region includes:
- the LOC110791035 gene encoding serine hydroxymethyltransferase 2, mitochondrial: MAMSMALFRRLSSSSSSSSIRPIFNGGFYFYMSSLSNEASPEINRSHVNWIKQLNEPLEVIDPEIADIIELEKARQWKGLELIPSENFTSVSVMQAVGSVMTNKYSEGYPGARYYGGNEYIDMAESLCQKRALEAFQLDPAKWGVNVQSLSGSPANFQAYTALLKPHERIMALDLPHGGHLSHGYQTDTKKISAVSIFFETMPYRLDESTGYIDYDQLEKSATLFRPKLIVAGASAYARLYDYARIRKVCDKQKAIMLADMAHISGLVAAGVIPSPFEYADIVTTTTHKSLRGPRGAMVFFRKGLKEINKKGQEVMYDFEDKINQAVFPGLQGGPHNHTIAGLAVALKQARTPEYKAYQEQVLSNCTAFAQKLAENGYHLVSGGTDNHLVLVNLRDKGIDGSRVEKVMEAVHIAANKNTVPGDVSAMIPGGIRMGTPALTSRGFVEEDFEKVADFFHAAVELALKIKADTTGTKLKDFVATMQSNDTFQSEIMKVRQAVEDFAKQFPTIGFEKETMKYKE, encoded by the exons ATGGCGATGTCAATGGCGCTTTTTCGCAgactctcttcttcttcctcctcctcctcgatTCGCCCTATCTTCAATGGCGGTTTTTATTTCTACATG TCTTCTTTATCAAATGAAGCTTCTCCGGAAATTAATCGATCTCATGTTAAT TGGATAAAGCAGCTAAATGAACCGCTTGAGGTTATTGATCCTGAGATTGCAGACATTATTGAGCTGGAAAAAGCTCGCCAATGGAAG GGGCTTGAGCTTATACCTTCGGAGAATTTCACCTCTGTTTCAGTAATGCAAGCTGTTGGATCTGTCATGACTAACAAATACAGTGAAGGATATCCAGGGGCTAGATACTATGGAGGAAATGA GTACATTGATATGGCCGAGTCATTGTGTCAGAAGCGGGCACTGGAAGCTTTCCAACTGGATCCTGCTAAATGGGGAG TCAATGTGCAGTCTCTATCTGGATCACCAGCAAACTTCCAAGCTTATACTGCACTTCTGAAGCCTCACGAAAGAATCATGGCACTTGATCTTCCTCATGGTGGGCATCTTTCACACGGTTATCAG ACTGACACCAAGAAGATATCAGCCGTGTCCATATTCTTCGAGACCATGCCATATAGATTGGATGAGAGCACAGGTTACATTGACTATGACCAG CTGGAGAAGAGTGCCACTCTGTTTAGGCCAAAATTAATAGTTGCTGGTGCAAGTGCTTATGCTCGTCTATATGATTATGCCCGGATCAGAAAG GTTTGTGACAAGCAAAAAGCAATCATGCTAGCAGATATGGCACATATTAGTGGGTTGGTTGCTGCAGGTGTCATTCCGTCGCCTTTTGAGTATGCAGACATAGTGACAACTACAACACATAAATCGCTCCGAGGGCCACGAGGAGCAATGGTTTTTTTCAGGAAGGGTTTAAAGGAGATAAACAAGAAAGGGCAGGAA GTAATGTATGATTTTGAAGACAAAATCAATCAGGCTGTCTTTCCAGGACTTCAGGGTGGACCACACAATCATACTATTGCTGGCTTAGCTGTTGCATTGAAACAg GCTAGGACTCCAGAGTACAAAGCCTATCAAGAACAGGTTCTCAGTAACTGCACTGCGTTTGCCCAG AAGCTGGCTGAAAATGGGTATCACCTGGTTTCTGGCGGGACTGATAACCATCTAGTCTTGGTGAATCTGAGAGACAAG GGCATTGATGGATCAAGGGTTGAAAAGGTCATGGAAGCAGTTCATATTGCAGCTAACAAAAATACAGTTCCCGGTGATGTGTCAGCCATGATTCCTGGAGGCATCCGTATGG GTACCCCTGCTCTAACATCTAGGGGATTTGTGGAAGAGGATTTTGAAAAAGTAGCCGACTTCTTTCATGCTGCTGTGGAATTGGCATTAAAGATAAAGGCTGATACAACAG GGACAAAACTGAAGGATTTTGTGGCAACTATGCAATCAAATGACACCTTCCAGTCTGAGATCATGAAGGTGAGGCAAGCTGTTGAGGACTTTGCTAAACAATTTCCAACAATTGGTTTCGAGAAAGAGACGATGAAATACAAAGAGTAG
- the LOC110790897 gene encoding CBL-interacting serine/threonine-protein kinase 8 isoform X2 has translation MVVRKVGKYEIGRTIGEGTFAKVKFAQNTETGESVAMKVLDRSAILKHKMVEQIKREITIMKLVRHPHVVRLHEVLASRTKIYIILEYITGGELFDTIAHRGRLSEAEARRFFQQLIDGAEFCHSKGVYHRDLKPENLLLDSQGNLKISDFGLSAQPPEGVSLLKTTCGTPNYVAPEVLNHKGYDGALADIWSCGIILYVLMAGYLPFDELDLTTLYSKIANAEFSFPSWFSMGAKSLIKRILDPNPQTRIRMSEIKDDEWFKKDYTPVSYIEYEDVNLDDINAVFDETENQQEYQQQGNDDVGPLTLNAFDLIILSQGLNLQSLFDKGKDSVKHQTRFVSQKPAKVVLSSMEVVSQSMGFKTHIRNYKVRIEGLSAGKTGNITVILEVFEVAPTFLLVDIQKVAGDLNEYLNFYKNFCENLEDIIWKSPSDSGMSRIGKSKTGRKRP, from the exons ATGGTGGTGAGAAAAGTGGGGAAGTATGAGATAGGAAGAACAATAGGAGAAGGTACTTTTGCTAAAGTGAAGTTTGCGCAGAACACAGAGACGGGTGAAAGTGTTGCCATGAAAGTTCTTGATCGAAGTGCCATTCTTAAGCATAAGATGGTTGAGCAG ATAAAAAGGGAGATAACCATAATGAAACTTGTGAGGCATCCACATGTTGTCCGTTTACACGAG GTCCTGGCAAGCCGTACCAAGATCTATATCATCTTGGAATATATCACGGGAGGTGAATTGTTTGATACAATT GCTCATCGTGGACGACTCAGTGAGGCGGAAGCTCGCAGATTTTTCCAACAATTAATTGATGGTGCAGAGTTCTGTCATAGCAAAGGGGTTTACCATAGGGATCTGAAG CCTGAAAATCTTCTCCTAGATTCCCAGGGgaatttaaaaatttcggattttggACTAAGTGCCCAACCTCCAGAG GGTGTTAGTCTCCTTAAGACTACGTGTGGGACTCCTAACTACGTGGCTCCGGAG GTTCTTAATCACAAGGGCTACGATGGTGCTTTGGCAGATATTTGGTCATGTGGGATCATCCTATATGTCTTGATGGCAGGTTATCTCCCATTTGACGAACTTGATCTCACGACATTATACAGTAAG ATTGCGAATGCCGAATTTTCATTTCCATCGTGGTTCTCCATGGGTGCAAAATCTTTAATCAAGCGGATATTGGACCCAAATCCTCAAACC CGTATTAGGATGTCTGAGATTAAAGATGATGAATGGTTCAAAAAAGATTATACTCCTGTTAGTTATATTGAGTATGAAGATGTCAACCTTGATGACATAAATGCTGTTTTTGATGAGACTGAG AATCAGCAAGAGTATCAGCAGCAAGGAAATGATGATGTTGGACCATTGACTCTCAACGCATTTGACCTAATCATTCTATCACAAGGATTAAATCTCCAATCCTTGTTTGATAAAGGCAAG GATTCAGTGAAACATCAAACTCGCTTTGTTTCACAGAAGCCAGCAAAAGTTGTTTTATCAAGTATGGAAGTAGTTTCCCAATCAATGGGTTTCAAGACGCATATTCGGAACTATAAG GTGAGGATAGAAGGTCTATCAGCTGGTAAGACTGGAAATATCACTGTGATTCTAGAA GTATTTGAAGTTGCGCCTACATTTTTGTTGGTGGATATTCAAAAAGTTGCTGGTGATCTTAACGAGTACCTCaat TTTTACAAAAACTTTTGTGAAAATCTAGAAGATATAATTTGGAAGTCTCCTAGTGACTCGGGAATGTCGAGAATTGGCAAGAGCAAGACGGGTAGAAAGCGTCCATAG
- the LOC110790897 gene encoding CBL-interacting serine/threonine-protein kinase 8 isoform X1, producing MVVRKVGKYEIGRTIGEGTFAKVKFAQNTETGESVAMKVLDRSAILKHKMVEQIKREITIMKLVRHPHVVRLHEVLASRTKIYIILEYITGGELFDTIAHRGRLSEAEARRFFQQLIDGAEFCHSKGVYHRDLKPENLLLDSQGNLKISDFGLSAQPPEGVSLLKTTCGTPNYVAPEVLNHKGYDGALADIWSCGIILYVLMAGYLPFDELDLTTLYSKIANAEFSFPSWFSMGAKSLIKRILDPNPQTRIRMSEIKDDEWFKKDYTPVSYIEYEDVNLDDINAVFDETENQQEYQQQGNDDVGPLTLNAFDLIILSQGLNLQSLFDKGKQDSVKHQTRFVSQKPAKVVLSSMEVVSQSMGFKTHIRNYKVRIEGLSAGKTGNITVILEVFEVAPTFLLVDIQKVAGDLNEYLNFYKNFCENLEDIIWKSPSDSGMSRIGKSKTGRKRP from the exons ATGGTGGTGAGAAAAGTGGGGAAGTATGAGATAGGAAGAACAATAGGAGAAGGTACTTTTGCTAAAGTGAAGTTTGCGCAGAACACAGAGACGGGTGAAAGTGTTGCCATGAAAGTTCTTGATCGAAGTGCCATTCTTAAGCATAAGATGGTTGAGCAG ATAAAAAGGGAGATAACCATAATGAAACTTGTGAGGCATCCACATGTTGTCCGTTTACACGAG GTCCTGGCAAGCCGTACCAAGATCTATATCATCTTGGAATATATCACGGGAGGTGAATTGTTTGATACAATT GCTCATCGTGGACGACTCAGTGAGGCGGAAGCTCGCAGATTTTTCCAACAATTAATTGATGGTGCAGAGTTCTGTCATAGCAAAGGGGTTTACCATAGGGATCTGAAG CCTGAAAATCTTCTCCTAGATTCCCAGGGgaatttaaaaatttcggattttggACTAAGTGCCCAACCTCCAGAG GGTGTTAGTCTCCTTAAGACTACGTGTGGGACTCCTAACTACGTGGCTCCGGAG GTTCTTAATCACAAGGGCTACGATGGTGCTTTGGCAGATATTTGGTCATGTGGGATCATCCTATATGTCTTGATGGCAGGTTATCTCCCATTTGACGAACTTGATCTCACGACATTATACAGTAAG ATTGCGAATGCCGAATTTTCATTTCCATCGTGGTTCTCCATGGGTGCAAAATCTTTAATCAAGCGGATATTGGACCCAAATCCTCAAACC CGTATTAGGATGTCTGAGATTAAAGATGATGAATGGTTCAAAAAAGATTATACTCCTGTTAGTTATATTGAGTATGAAGATGTCAACCTTGATGACATAAATGCTGTTTTTGATGAGACTGAG AATCAGCAAGAGTATCAGCAGCAAGGAAATGATGATGTTGGACCATTGACTCTCAACGCATTTGACCTAATCATTCTATCACAAGGATTAAATCTCCAATCCTTGTTTGATAAAGGCAAG CAGGATTCAGTGAAACATCAAACTCGCTTTGTTTCACAGAAGCCAGCAAAAGTTGTTTTATCAAGTATGGAAGTAGTTTCCCAATCAATGGGTTTCAAGACGCATATTCGGAACTATAAG GTGAGGATAGAAGGTCTATCAGCTGGTAAGACTGGAAATATCACTGTGATTCTAGAA GTATTTGAAGTTGCGCCTACATTTTTGTTGGTGGATATTCAAAAAGTTGCTGGTGATCTTAACGAGTACCTCaat TTTTACAAAAACTTTTGTGAAAATCTAGAAGATATAATTTGGAAGTCTCCTAGTGACTCGGGAATGTCGAGAATTGGCAAGAGCAAGACGGGTAGAAAGCGTCCATAG
- the LOC110783033 gene encoding 6,7,8-trihydroxycoumarin synthase translates to MDLKALFGWEELEGKEKKGKGLKKQRKNEPSFHLPPGPKGLPLIGNLHQFNPSKPHIYFANLAKIHDPISTIRFGSAPVVVVQSAKTAKEVLHTQDLNFCYRPNLIATQRLSYNGLDLAFAQSFEYFREIKKICVVHLLSSKRVESFAPIRQEEVLRISKKVSSGLEIVNLSEMLMSFASSNICRTAFGKRYGDDEASNRSRFHGLLNDAQAMFTAFFFTDYFPSIGWLDKLTGQSSRLEKTFKDLDVFYDEIINDHLDTKRLESEQEDIIDVLLHLRKERAFSFELTIDHIKAVLMNMFVAGTDTSAAKVVWAMTELIKNPTAMRKVQQELRNSAGNKGYISADVGTYTSGVSVLLDDGGVLVLGIAEVEVHAGEFKEAFIVGSTFIGGFFVTYVKLSSKMKSYEYGCSLFFIAEFLILFLSNTLSFILHIGVTVYVCDWLMINGVFWSRKLIHGVFSFSLKAHELPRLNNGFLLSSSFLLPISSILTADDLPKLEYLKAVVKETLRFRPAAPVLIVRETLQKCSIEGYDILPKTLVFVNIWAIGRDPETWKDPEEFIPERFLGNSIDYKGQDFELIPFGAGRKMCPGMLLGVANFELALANLLYSFDWELPVGMENEDIDTDTLPSVTMHKKNPLCLVARSYS, encoded by the exons ATGGATTTGAAG GCTTTATTTGGTTgggaggaattggaaggaaaagaaaagaaaggaaag GGCCTTAAAAAACAAAGGAAGAATGAACCCTCATTTCACCTTCCACCAGGACCAAAAGGGCTTCCCCTTATTGGAAACCTACACCAATTTAACCCTTCAAAACCTCACATCTACTTTGCTAACCTAGCCAAGATCCACGACCCGATTTCAACGATCCGATTCGGAAGTGCACCGGTTGTGGTGGTTCAATCGGCCAAGACGGCGAAAGAGGTCCTTCATACACAAGACTTAAACTTTTGTTACCGACCAAATTTGATAGCAACACAAAGGCTAAGTTATAATGGGTTAGACTTAGCTTTTGCTCAAAGCTTTGAGTATTTTAGAGAGATTAAGAAGATTTGTGTTGTTCATCTTCTTAGCTCTAAAAGAGTTGAATCGTTTGCTCCAATTAGACAAGAAGAAGTGTTGAGGATTTCGAAAAAGGTTTCTTCTGGTTTAGAGATTGTTAACTTGAGTGAGATGTTAATGAGTTTTGCAAGCTCCAATATATGCAGAACTGCCTTTGGCAAGAG GTATGGTGACGATGAAGCCTCCAACAGGAGCAGATTTCACGGCCTTCTAAACGATGCTCAGGCCATGTTCACGGCCTTCTTCTTTACGGATTATTTTCCTTCAATCGGCTGGCTCGATAAGCTAACCGGACAATCCTCTAGGCTTGAAAAGACATTCAAGGATTTGGATGTGTTTTATGATGAAATCATTAATGACCATCTTGATACGAAGAGACTTGAATCTGAACAAGAGGATATCATTGATGTTTTGCTTCACCTTAGGAAAGAGCGTGCCTTTTCATTTGAGCTCACTATAGACCACATCAAAGCGGTCCTTATG AATATGTTTGTAGCAGGAACAGATACAAGCGCAGCAAAGGTAGTTTGGGCAATGACGGAGCTAATTAAGAACCCAACCGCGATGAGGAAAGTACAACAAGAGCTTCGTAATTCAGCAGGAAACAAAGGTTATATATCAGCAGATGTTGGAACTTATACT TCCGG TGTGAGTGTATTGTTGGATGATGGTGGAGTATTGGTTTTAGGGATAGCAGAAGTAGAAGTTCATGCTGGAGAATTCAAAGAAGCGTTTATTGTAGGTAGTACTTTCATTGGAGGATTCTTTGTGACTTATGTCAAATTGTCCTCCAAGATGAAATCATACGAGTATGGGTGTT CTTTATTTTTCATAGCTGAATTTCTCATTCTTTTCCTCTCAAACACATTATCCTTCATTCTTCACATTGGAGTTACGGTGTATGTGTGTGATTGGTTAATGATCAATGGTGTATTTTGGAGCAGGAAGCTGATTCATGGTG TCTTTAGTTTTTCTCTCAAAGCTCACGAGCTTCCAAGGCTCAACAATGGCTTCttgctttcttcttcctttcttcttcctaTTTCCTCAATTCTAACAGCAGATGATCTACCAAAGCTTGAATACCTCAAAGCTGTGGTCAAAGAAACGTTAAGGTTTCGTCCTGCAGCTCCAGTGTTAATAGTTAGGGAAACACTCCAAAAATGCAGTATAGAAGGATACGATATTCTACCAAAAACCCTCGTGTTTGTTAATATATGGGCTATCGGAAGAGACCCTGAAACTTGGAAGGACCCGGAAGAATTTATTCCCGAGAGGTTTTTGGGAAATTCAATCGACTATAAAGGGCAGGACTTCGAGTTGATTCCTTTTGGTGCTGGGAGAAAAATGTGCCCTGGAATGCTTCTTGGTGTTGCAAACTTTGAGCTTGCACTTGCCAATTTGTTGTACTCTTTCGACTGGGAATTGCCTGTTGGTATGGAAAACGAAGATATCGACACTGATACATTGCCTAGTGTCACTATGCATAAGAAAAATCCACTTTGCCTGGTGGCAAGGAGTTATTCATAG